The Prionailurus viverrinus isolate Anna chromosome X, UM_Priviv_1.0, whole genome shotgun sequence genome segment cgctgcatccatccgtgattgcagctcagttatagcatgtTTAATAtcattctggctttttttttcttcttttatctctgaagtaagggattctaatctgttttcaactccagctagtattcttattatcgcgattctaaattctggttcagacatcttgcttctatctctgttggttaaatccctggctgtcgtttcttcgtgctctttcttttggggtgaattcctttgttttgccattttgaaggaataaaaggaatcaATGAGgtagaaatattgaaataaaaaaattaaaattaaaaaaatattgaaattaaaaattaaaaattaaaaaaacacacacagatacaaatcaaaaagattattctagatcctaggtgtgttttggtctgggtgttgaaagtggtctgacagattagagggaaaaaaagggggggtggagaaaaaaaggaaatcgtttgagaatttgaaaaaatggttacactaaagtagactaaaatagatgatgtgggtaaaatagaatttgaaaaaaatatacacaaaagtatagaatatagtagaaaaaattaaagaaaaatctttttaataaaaattaaaaagaaatatgaattttttcattttctgtatttaagaaaaaagaaaagaaatgaacaagagaaaaaagataaagaaaaaagaaaataaatgaaaaatataaaaaagaaaaaagaaaagaaaagaaaaaaaggaaatcatttgaaaatttgaaaaagtgaatacaccttagtagactaaaataaaatgatgggagtaagatagaatttgaaaaaaatttacataaaagcaaaaatacagtaataaaatttaaataaaaatatatttaaaagaaattgaaagtaaaaatgaagcttttatcattctgcattcaagaaaaagaaaagaaatgaaaaagagaaaaaaagaaaaggaaagaaaaaaaggaaattgtttgaaaatttgaaaaggtgagtaccctgaagtagactaaattaaaatgatggaagtaaagtagaatttgacaaaatttacacaaaagtaaaaaatatagtaataaaaattaaagacatatttttaataaaaattgaaaataaaaatgagttttttctctttctgctgaattctgtggttcaggttgtgcagattgttgtctTAATCTTCCAATAAGTTTTCTAgatgtgtaggatggtttagtgttggcctggctgtatttcatggacaggAGACACACtgaaagcttccatgctgttccaccttCTTGGCTCCTCCTACTTAACTTCTTTTAACTTCAGTATTCTAATCCATAAAGTGGAGGTAGTATCTTCCTTAtagcatattataaatattaagtgaaggagtgcctgggtggctcaataggttgagcatccaacttcagcttgggtcatgatgtcacagctcatgggctcaagccccacatcgggctctgtgctgacagctcggagcctggagcctgctttggattctatgtctccctctatctctgctcctcccccactcatgtctttctcaaaaataagtaaaaagcattaaaattttttaaatattaaatgaaataacatgtaaAAGACATACTTTGGCTGCTGTCACTTAATGGGCCTTTTATAAATGGTAATTGTGATTGattgaaataaataagacaatataTATCTCCTAGTCTTGTCTGAAAACAACCACAATTTGAAATTCCTGTGAATTTGGGAATAATTAACAAATACCTTCTAATAACCCAAAGTATCTCTCTATGCTAGATGAACCATAACTTCTGTGAGCCCAGATATTCTAAATCTTGTGAAGCTTATGAGATTCAATCCTGACTGGAACAAAAGTACAAAcggtgtggggaataagcttaggaatcccctgggcttacaccaatgggttgacaaggcataaagaaatacaaagtcataaaattgCTCACACCCGATTTTGGGTAAACCAAATTGGCACCCTAAGAATAGGGGGGTGAAAAGacaccccaagaatagggaggcacaaaggtgccaggaataaggaggtgcaaaggcaccccaaaatagggagggggtgcagagcccccaagagtagagagagagaggcaaaggcctgaaatagaaacAGTGCAAAGAtgcccaatacataggaataatattagaaattcagagtgaaagcaccccaaatttagtactatagcagaaagctgctttcataggagaatagggccaggttaggtaaattggtgaaatTGGACTATGGACTACtgcactgcaggcaaagcagGCCAGAGcagagatgattaacaaaagaaaaggtgtcttgtCAACCTTGAGGTTATTCCCCTTATCTTTCTCATCCCATAGGCTAGCAAAGATACACAGAGGTTCTGCCTCACTTCTGCTGTAAACAAGAAATTAGTTTGGAGTTAAAAGGTTATTGGTATCCTCTTCAGCACATAAAAGCATTTGCAAGTGGACACTGGCATAGTCCAAAAATTTAAATCAATCTTTTGAAAAGAGCAAACACCCCTCACTTCCACCCAAAGAATGTGAAGTTATTTCAGTCCACATGTCAGGGTTGAGAATCAAGGTATCCTTCCCTCCAAAGACACAAAGCAGGGCCACTGAACAATTGTTACTTGGAAGAAACAGTTGCTCTCCTGCTAGCCTCAGTTTCTTGTCTGTCATGTCAAGAatcaagtttcttttatttttttaatatgatatttattacaaaattggtttccataacacactcagtgctcatcccaacaggtgctctcctcaatgcccatcacccactttctcctccctccccccccaacaaccctcattttatttattagactccaccacaagtctgctagaactgatacatgaattcagcaaagtcacaggatacaaaataaatgtacagaaatcagttgcattgttatacactaataatgaagcaacagaaagacaaataaagaaactgattccattcataattgcaccaagaatcataaaatacccaggagtaaacttaaccaaagaggtaaaagatctgaaaactttagaaatgttgaaaactatagaaagcttatgaaagaaattgaagaagacacaaagaaatggaaaaactttctgtgctcatggattggaagaataaatattgttaaaatgtcaatactacccaaagcaatctacacattcaatgcaatcccaatcaaaattgcaccagcattcttctcaaagctagaacaagcaatcctaaaatttgtatggatccaccaaagaccccgaatagccaaagtaatattgaggaaggagaccaaagcaggaggcatcacaatcccagcctttagcctctactacatgAAGTCATAGGGTATACATGAATTCAGTAGaatcgcaggatacaaaattatacagaaatctattgcatttctatacactaataattaagcagcaaaaagagaaattaaggaatcaaccCCAATTACAATGGCAACATAAACAAtaagatatctagaaataaacccaaccaaagtggtgaaagacctgtattctggaCTCTAAAACAttgacaaaagaaattgaagatgacacaaggaaatggaaagacattccatactgATGGATTGCAAGagcaaacattattaaaatgtctatattaccaaaagcaatctacacatttaatgaaatccccatcaaaatgccaatagcatttttctaagagctagaataaacaatctgaaaatttgtatgaaaccacaaaagatcctgaatagcaaagcaatcttgaaaaagaaaagcaaagctggaggaatcacaattctGGGCtacaagttatattacaaaggtgTAGTGACCAAAACAGTATGAttctggcacaaaagtagacacatagatcaatagaacagaatagaaaaaacagaaataaacccacaattatatgggcaattaatcttcgacaaagtaGGAGAGAATATCCcattggaaaaagacagtctcttcaacaaaaggtTTTTTGTGAAAACTTGTCAGTTACGTGCAACAGTGAAACTGGACCTCTTTCTTTTCCCATAcccaaagataaattcaaaatggattaaagacctaaatgtgagacctgaaaccataaaaatcctggaagagagcacagacagtgaTATCTCTGACCTCGGTCATAACAGcatttttctggatatatatcttgaggcaagggaaacaaaggcaaaaatagacTGTTAGGactacatgaaaacaaaaagcttctgcacagtgaaggaaacagtaaaaaaaaaaactaaaaggcaaccttctgaatgggaaaagatatttacaaatgacatatccaataaagggttagtatccaaaatatataaagaactgatgcaactcaacacccccaaaaataaaataatccaattaaaaactgggcagaaaacatgaacagacatttctccaaagaagacagttGGCCaatagatgcatgaaaagatgctcaacatcactgtcagagaaatgcaaatcaaaaccgcaatcagttgtcacctcacatctgtcagaatgtctgaaattaaaaacacaagaaacgagtgttggtgaggttgtggagaaaaggaaacacttttgcactcttggtggaaatgcaaactggtgcagctactggggaaaacagttcctcaaaaatgtataaatagaattaccctatgatcccaTAATCACACTactatttacccccaaaatacaaaagtgCTAATTAAAAAGGATAAGTGCACCCcctatttttattccattatggTATAcggtagccaaattatggaagcagcccaagtatgcattaatagataaatgaatgaaaaaaagtggtatatatacatacttgaacattattcagtcataaaaaagaattaaatcttgtcatttgcaaggacatggagctagaaagtattatgctaagcaaaatatgtcagttagagaaaggcaaataccctctgatttcactcatatgtggaatttaagaaacaagacagttgtgcaaaggaagaaaagaagagaaagacaaagagacagactcttgactataaagaacaaactgatggttaccagaggggaggtggggtgcgAGAATGGGTGatataggtaatggggattaaggaatgcacttgtgatgagcactgggtgatgtatggaattgttgaatcacctgaaactaatatgacactgttaAATACactgggattaaaataaaaagttaattaaaaaaaagaactggaaaaatgctagcaggtatatatttttaagaattattctGTCAtgagaaagatctaaaatcactTAGAAGCTATAATAATTATGgactttttaatttacaaatacaaaaataaaaattaaagataaaatttaaagcaaaaaaaaggaCATAATATCAAGTCATTTGGAAAGATTTTCTATGAGGCTGAAACTAAGAAAAGCTTGTAGATAATCAGAAAGCAAAGCTTCCCACTACTCGGTTTTGATTTAACTGCACTTTAGGTTATTGATATGCATTAGCTAGCCTCACTTCTGCATCATTAGATGTGGGagttttctttggataaagaaaaaaaataggtttatacACGGATTTGTAGACTTAAAGCTATTCAATCCACTTGTGAGACATcattaacaacaaaataataaagaagaaaagctaCATATCTTCTGTGAAACCACAAATTTTGATCCGTGTCTGAATTAATTTCAGCTAGTTCACAAACACTggcttttaatttgaaaaataaaaacaacaaaatctttttttcaacaaTATAGTTTCTTTGTCCTTTGGGTTCTAGATTAAGAAGAAACAGCAAGATGTGCTTGGTTTTTTAGAAGCTAACAAAATAGGATTTGAAGAAAAAGACATTGCAGCCAATGAAGAGAATCGAAAGTGGATGAGAGAAAATGTACCTGAAAACAATCGACCAGCCACAGGGTACCCCCTGCCACCTCAGATTTTCAACGAAAGCCAGTACCGTGGGGTAAGAAACCAATTTAAACTCTTGTTTTATCGAAATGGATTGCCTCACATCCATCCTATCCCCTTCACTACACCCCCAAATTTGCATACAGCCATTTATCCTGTTCATCTCTTCATCCAACCTAGGCAGCTAGGATATTTCTACTAGGAAGCAGATGGATGAGTAATCCATCCCTACCTCACAACTTTCCTGTAAATGCATAAATACAGACCTTGGGCACAtagtttcctttccctttttttaaagattttatttttaagtaatgtctacacccatcCTGTGGCTCagacttacaaccctgagatcaagagttgcatgctgtaccgactgagctAGGAAGGTGCCctgcctttccatttcttcatctgaattCTATCTAGAGCAATTGTGTTGTTTCTGTCCTGTCCATGAAGAAGT includes the following:
- the SH3BGRL gene encoding adapter SH3BGRL isoform X2 — translated: MNQIKKKQQDVLGFLEANKIGFEEKDIAANEENRKWMRENVPENNRPATGYPLPPQIFNESQYRGDYDAFFEARENNAVYAFLGLTAPPGSKEAEAQAKQQA
- the SH3BGRL gene encoding adapter SH3BGRL isoform X1, whose protein sequence is MVIRVYIASSSGSTAIKKKQQDVLGFLEANKIGFEEKDIAANEENRKWMRENVPENNRPATGYPLPPQIFNESQYRGDYDAFFEARENNAVYAFLGLTAPPGSKEAEAQAKQQA
- the SH3BGRL gene encoding adapter SH3BGRL isoform X3, with protein sequence MIKKKQQDVLGFLEANKIGFEEKDIAANEENRKWMRENVPENNRPATGYPLPPQIFNESQYRGDYDAFFEARENNAVYAFLGLTAPPGSKEAEAQAKQQA